From the Nitrospirota bacterium genome, the window GTCAAGATAGGGATAGGGAGGGAGACTGGAATATCTCCTGAAACCTATGTCCTCAAAAAATTCCGGAAAGACGAACTCCCCATAATCAAAGATGCCATTGAACGTGCAGTTGATGCTGTCACTGCGATTGTCTCAGGCGGCGCTGCAAAGGCGATGAATAAATTCAACTAAATTTTTGTGATTCAAATGGAAATATTTGGTATAATGAAATTAAGCAGTTTGGGAGGTAACATTATGAGGTTCACACGCATTACAATTGATACTGACAAGATGGGCGGAGTTCCCTGCATAAGAGGTTTGCGCATACCTATTGCAACAATTGTTGGTATGGTAGCGAATGGTATGACTGAAAAAGAAATCCTTGATGACTATCCCGATTTGGAAC encodes:
- a CDS encoding DUF433 domain-containing protein; its protein translation is MRFTRITIDTDKMGGVPCIRGLRIPIATIVGMVANGMTEKEILDDYPDLEHEDIREALLYAADAVKERQIPLVTA